One Blastococcus sp. Marseille-P5729 genomic window, ACCCCCCCCCGAACCACGCCGCCGGGGGCAGCCCCGACGCGCTGAACCCTGGGCCGGCATCCTCCGGCATCGAGCAACGACTTGCCGCCATCGGCGTCCTCAGACGGGCCGGGCCATAGCCGCGGGGCCGGTTCGCGCGGCGGATAGGGTCGAGGGATGACTGACCGACCAATCGCGTTGATCACGGGCGGCTCCCGAGGGATCGGCCTCGCTATCGCGCAGCAGCTCAGCCCCACCCACCACCTACTTATCGGCGCGCGCAGCGAGCAGGCGGCTCGAGCGGCGTGCGAGGGGCTTGAGTCGGCGGAGCCGTTCGTCGCCGATCTCCTGGACGAGCAGCAGCTCGCGGACGCCGCCGCGCAGCTGCCCGATCTCGACGTGCTCGTCCACAATGCCGCCCTGATGGACAAGGGGCCAATCGTAGAGACCACCCGTGCCCAGTGGCGATCGATCTTCGAGGCCAACCTGTTCGCAGTAGCCGACCTGACAGCCCGGGCGCTGCCGGGGCTGCGGCGCAAGAAGGGCATGGTCGTGCTCATCAACTCTGGCTCGGGTTTCTTCACGAACC contains:
- a CDS encoding SDR family oxidoreductase gives rise to the protein MTDRPIALITGGSRGIGLAIAQQLSPTHHLLIGARSEQAARAACEGLESAEPFVADLLDEQQLADAAAQLPDLDVLVHNAALMDKGPIVETTRAQWRSIFEANLFAVADLTARALPGLRRKKGMVVLINSGSGFFTNPENGLYCTTKFALRAFADTLREEERPHGVRVSSVHPGKVDTDMQQQIVEHDGGTYRPELYLAPESVAKAVRAVVDASDDATIEVVSVRPARK